From the genome of Spinacia oleracea cultivar Varoflay chromosome 2, BTI_SOV_V1, whole genome shotgun sequence, one region includes:
- the LOC110790107 gene encoding uncharacterized protein translates to MAGMLPGVEAARRRRVHQSSNTTTSSSSSPSFRRSSFSLFSSNSSASLLGETRSRMAYEEDENWKLGVLAREAKVRLDHKLRAPTLINPTRNNSNSDQLSERSDGGLRREVLGRRKKKSLLVIKKLGWNWNWNWNWKSGEQQECAVCLDEFKLGQNVINLACAHRFHSNCVLPWLNTNAHCPCCRLSIL, encoded by the exons ATGGCAGGGATGCTACCAGGAGTAGAAGCAGCAAGAAGGAGAAGAGTTCATCAAAGCAGTAATACTACTACTAGTTCTTCTTCATCTCCTTCCTTCAGAcgctcttctttctctctcttctcctccAATTCCTCTGCTTCTCTTTTG GGCGAAACGAGGAGCAGGATGGCATATGAAGAAGATGAGAATTGGAAGCTGGGAGTTTTAGCTAGAGAAGCCAAGGTTAGACTTGATCACAAGCTCAGAGCTCCAACTCTTATTAACCCAACAAG GAATAACAGTAACAGTGATCAATTGAGTGAAAGATCAGATGGAGGGTTGAGAAGAGAGGTGTTgggaagaagaaagaagaagagttTATTGGTAATTAAAAAGTTAGGAtggaattggaattggaattggaattggaaatcAGGAGAGCAACAAGAGTGTGCAGTTTGCTTGGATGAATTCAAATTGGGTCAAAATGTAATCAATTTAGCATGTGCTCATAGATTTCATTCCAATTGTGTTTTGCCTTGGCTCAACACCAATGCTCATTGCCCTTGTTGCAGGCTCTCCATTTTGTAA